CTCAGGCTCTTCAAAGTCAATGACAATCTGATTTCCCGGTGATTACGTCATTTCGGCAGTTTGTCGCTGGCCAGATCGACTTCTGTCATTGCTCTTTTCCCCGTGAGTTTCTGGTTACTCGAGTCATTGTGGCAGTGATATCTACAGCTCAGTTACAGGTGCACATGATGCAACGTGTACCCTTTCCAGGAAACCTACAGCAGTGGACTGCACTAAGGGGAAATAAGAGATACGGGAACTGTGGCTTGAAACTGGCAGATGAAGACAGAGGTTTAAAGTGCCCGGCTAAACAGATGTAGGTAAGTGGATAACCTGTTGAAATCACAACTATATCTGGGGGATGGCTCTCTTAAATCTAAGACACACTGTGCTTATCATATCCTTACGAGTATAGTTGAAGATAGTTCAAACCTCCCACTCTACTTCATCAATACTTACTCCAGAAACATCATATAGTTAAGCCTATTTCGGTGAAGCCAAGCCCATATATGACGATCCTGAAAAACAATTGGGCTACAAGTGGCTAGCAAACAACCGGATAATACAGCCAAATACCGTTATCTCCGCTTAGCCGCTCATTATCTCCGCCCCTTTCTGCACACATTTGTCAGCCGCCTAAGAAGCTGGCACGGTACACGTACTTAAAGCCTATCTCACAAGTGTCAAGTGCAGCCGGATACGAGCAATGTTCGATGGTGGTTGGGTGGGGTGTTTTGATCGGGCAAAAGAGGACAACACATCGGAGTGTTTGAGAGTAATAATTAGGCGAGAAGGTCGCAAAATAAGtacatcacgtgagtgcGACTAGATTAAGATACGATTTTCCTTTATATCTCTTCTCTAAACCCGATTTATAAACCATTACTGTCTACTGCTTTTCTCCAAGCACACCCCACCATGGACTGAACTCTGATTAAATGTACGCATGCATATAAGGTGAGTATAAAGATGGGGGGAGATCCAGGAACAGCAACTCCACGTACTTTTTACActcacaaaaacacaatggCTCCAACAGTCACCTTTTTCCACTACAATGAGTCGCCCGTGGCCAACCGAACCCGGATTTTCCTCAacttcaagaagattcCCTATGTTTCCCTTCTTCAACGACTAGTGCTACCTCGACCCGACCTTCAGAAGCTGGGTATCAACTACCGACGAATTCCTCTGTGTGCCATTGGATCCGATGTGGTTGTCGAGGCCTCTCTCATCATGAGCGAGCTGGAGACCCACTTCTTCCCTGCTCCCGAGTACTTCAACGCCAATCTGGTCACCGAGGGAGTGTTCAAGACCACCAACGACCAGGTGGCCATGACTCGATTCGGACTGGCCGTGACCAACCTATTCCCTCCCGAGTTTTCAGCCGCCGCCATGCCCGAGTTTGCCAAGGATCGAGAAGACTTTCTGTCAGCCAAGATCGGAGGAAACGTGGACGAGACGATCAAGAACCAGGCCAAGATTGAGATGCAGCAACTGGCCGACACCATTGAGAACTTTCATCTCCGAGACGGCCGAGACTATCTTCTGGGTAGTGAATTTTCGGCTGCCGACGCCGAGTACGCCTGGATCCCTCtcttcctcatcttcaTTGGAGGCCTTGAGCAGGCCGGAGTGACTGCCGAGGCATTCCCAAAGTTCTTTGCTTGGATCGATCGAGTCCAGGACAAGGTtgaggacctcaaggactccaaccccaacatcaCCGAGGAGCCCCACAACGAGGCCGTGGCCAGAATCATCAAGGGAGGTAACGCTGGCGACTTCCCTCtgtccaagctgctgaagCACGACGAGAACAACATTCTTGGAATCAAGCAGGGTGAGGTTGTGAGCGTGGTTCCTCTTGACACCGGTAAGAACCACCCCACCAAGGGCTCTGTTGTCGGGATTGACCGATACAAGATTGTCATCGAGGTGCCTTCTCCTGGCAGTGAAAAGGACGGTATCGAGAGTGGAAAGGTCAGAGTACACTTCCCTCTCAAGGGATACAAGGTCCAGAAGGAAAGCAAGCTTTAGAAGGTGGATTAAATGCGCGAATATAATATGATGGTGGATGTTACAATCAGATGAATAAATCCTTAGTACCCGAGTCCGAGGCATCTgagttactgtacttatagTGCCCTAAGTCTTCCACCTCGCCTCCAAATCGTTTAGTTACGATGATAGTCATAATTCATTCATACatacaatatatacatcCATCATGGCTCGTTAGTAGATCAGATATGATACGTTGTCATGGTGAGTTCTTAGAAACCCCTCTTTGCTAAACCATCACAAATATGCAAATAAAATGCCAGAGCATTGAAACTGGGTCTCTGGCCTGAAAGTCGATACCAATGGTACCGTATTCGGTTGGTCCAGTTGATGAGATCCAGATGGTCGCAGTTGTTGATTGTACCGAGATAAGTACCCCACTGAGCGGACTTGACACTCACCAATCCATCACTAGGACCTTCATAGTGATCAATGATCTTCCAGGAAGGGTAGAAGACATTGTACCAGTGAGGGAAGTACTGCGCACCATATGAGTAGTAAGCGACATCAGGATCGTTCTGGGTGGTCTTGTTAAACTCCTTCAAGTACGTGGTAGTCAACTGTTTGAATCCGTCGGGGTTCTGGACTCCTAGAGTCTCCAGAATGGTGTATAGCCGGTCCACATTCTTGTCTCCAAGTTCATCAAAGCACCAGTCTGCGAAAGAGGTTCCATGATGAGGAGTAGCTATAGTGGTGAGAGAGGCTACTTTGAAGGGTAGGTCTTTGGCTAGGTTGTGGATCAAATACCGCGAATCCAGCCCGCCCATGCTGTGAGCAATTAGATTCACTTTGGGCTCTTCCTTGTCCTgctggctcttcttctccgtgTCCTTTTTCCAAGGAGCATCATGCAAAATTTGAGTGAGCGACCCAGCAAGCGTTTCAGCCCGCTCCTTGATACTGCTCACTGGAGGCACCGCTGTGGTGATGACTGTAGCTCCTGCACCCTCCAGACTCTCCTTGATGCCTCCccagtactcgtatgtTGGAAGCACGGGCAGATGAGTGTCGATCTCATTAAATCCACACAGTCCATGGCACAGAACCACTGGCCATTTTGGAGCATTGTATTTGTCTCTGAGAGTGGCAAAATCGTTCTCTATGATTCGGGGTTCCGAGAGACGCAGCGAGGTCGTGTGCAGTGGTCGGAGTAGGTTCGGCCCCAGCCTGTGTCGTATCGGCCTCATGGCGAGCATTATTATTATTAACAGAGGATACTCCGTTTTCGTAGCCACTGTGTCTGTCGAGGAGGATAGAGTATATAGATCAGATGCCACTATGAAACTTTTTGTGCATGTAGCAAGCAGCAATAGCAACAGCAAGTATAGATGGGTCTAATCGttctgtactgtactgtatgtgtAAATAGCAAGCAAGACGTCATCGTCTGCAAAAAAATAACATAGGATTCATTTGAGACTTGCAAGCTTGAGACATAGCCATCCCTTTCTCGTTCCCTTTTGCGTttgtcttctttcgcttACACTAATgttctccatcttcacaTGCTGCATGTCTCCGGCACAAAGTCGTCATAGTCGTCTGCCTGCCTCGATCCCGCGAGAGTTGCAGCGATGAGATGACTTGTGCAGAGTTACAGCGGGTGGGTCTATATTTCATCTATgagaagaggcagaggcATCGAGAGCACCTAATGTCAGGTGGCGTATATGACGTCAACGGCCCGATAGTCAATCGATCACCCATTTATTATGGTCGCTTAGCTTAGAGTGAGCCTACTGTATATGATCATGATCATGATGTTTTGTCGATTAGGTGTGTTCAGCCTTCCAGAGGAGGTCCGAGGGACATATATTGCGGACGTCAGTTGTACCACGTGATTCATCAATCTCATTGCCTGACAGCAAGTGAGATTCACCACTGCTGTACGACTACTCATActaattactgtatgtCACACTTGTACTGGAGGACTTCTCAGTAAACAaagaactacaagtagggtAGGATACAACTTCAGTAGAGATTACGAGTGAGAGAGCGCCAACCTAACGAAAAGAGGACCAGGCAAAGAACTAACCTGTAAGCACTGTGACTGTGgtacaaaaaaaagcagtCACATGACGGACTGCCCAGTTATGGAGATTCTGGGCGGCTTAAGAAGGTGCTAGCGGTGATCCTTTTATTTTTCAATGCAACAGGTGTCCAGGGTAGCAGAGTAATACCATAAGGG
This genomic interval from Yarrowia lipolytica chromosome 1E, complete sequence contains the following:
- a CDS encoding uncharacterized protein (Compare to YALI0E31515g, similar to Saccharomyces cerevisiae TGL2 (YDR058C); ancestral locus Anc_1.101, similar to CA5070|IPF3594 Candida albicans IPF3594 triglyceride lipase (by homology)); amino-acid sequence: MLAMRPIRHRLGPNLLRPLHTTSLRLSEPRIIENDFATLRDKYNAPKWPVVLCHGLCGFNEIDTHLPVLPTYEYWGGIKESLEGAGATVITTAVPPVSSIKERAETLAGSLTQILHDAPWKKDTEKKSQQDKEEPKVNLIAHSMGGLDSRYLIHNLAKDLPFKVASLTTIATPHHGTSFADWCFDELGDKNVDRLYTILETLGVQNPDGFKQLTTTYLKEFNKTTQNDPDVAYYSYGAQYFPHWYNVFYPSWKIIDHYEGPSDGLVSVKSAQWGTYLGTINNCDHLDLINWTNRIRYHWYRLSGQRPSFNALAFYLHICDGLAKRGF
- a CDS encoding uncharacterized protein (Compare to YALI0E31493g, weakly similar to uniprot|Q9C280 Neurospora crassa Conserved hypothetical protein) — protein: MGGDPGTATPRTFYTHKNTMAPTVTFFHYNESPVANRTRIFLNFKKIPYVSLLQRLVLPRPDLQKLGINYRRIPLCAIGSDVVVEASLIMSELETHFFPAPEYFNANLVTEGVFKTTNDQVAMTRFGLAVTNLFPPEFSAAAMPEFAKDREDFLSAKIGGNVDETIKNQAKIEMQQLADTIENFHLRDGRDYLLGSEFSAADAEYAWIPLFLIFIGGLEQAGVTAEAFPKFFAWIDRVQDKVEDLKDSNPNITEEPHNEAVARIIKGGNAGDFPLSKLLKHDENNILGIKQGEVVSVVPLDTGKNHPTKGSVVGIDRYKIVIEVPSPGSEKDGIESGKVRVHFPLKGYKVQKESKL